The segment GTCGTTCTTGAGGGCGTTGCTGACGCGGCCGTATTCGGTTCCGGCGTCCAGGGCGGCGGACACCCCGGCGGCGGCGTCGACCGTGATGTCGCCGGACCGGGTGCTGAGCACGATCGTGCCGCCCATGGCCTCGGCGATCCGGATGTCGCCCCGTGCCGTGCTGATCTCCGCGGCCCCGCCCAGCCGGCCGACCTCGACATCGCCGTCGACGGCGGTGAGCCGGAGGCTCGCGGCCTCGTCCAGCTTGATCCGGCGGTACGCGCCCTCGAAGGCGACGTCGCCGAGGCGGCCGACGGTGCGGAGTTCGGCACCGGCCGTCGTGGCCTCGACCCGGGAACCGGCGGGCAGCTTGACCGTCACCTCGATGGCTCCGGACGGGCCGCGGTCCTGGCCCTTCGCCGC is part of the Streptomyces qinzhouensis genome and harbors:
- a CDS encoding DUF4097 family beta strand repeat-containing protein; protein product: MQKFDTPAPISAVLDIPGGRVQFIAADRADTAVEILPADASKGRDVKAAERTTVGYADGVLRIGNAAKGQDRGPSGAIEVTVKLPAGSRVEATTAGAELRTVGRLGDVAFEGAYRRIKLDEAASLRLTAVDGDVEVGRLGGAAEISTARGDIRIAEAMGGTIVLSTRSGDITVDAAAGVSAALDAGTEYGRVSNALKNDGTAALDIRATTSHGDITARSR